A segment of the Thermoflexus sp. genome:
TAACACCATAGCCTCCCCACGCAGCACCTCCTCGCCGTGCTGATTGAGGCAGCGCGTCGCCAGGGTCACGATCGGCTTATCCTTCCGGATGTCGAGCACCTCCACCACGGCAGTGATGGTATCGCCCGGGTAGACCGGGCGTCGGAACTCCAGGGTCTGGCGAAGATAGATCGTCCCCGGGCCCGGCAACATCCGTCCCAGGACGGCGGAGATCAACCCGGCCACCAGCATCCCGTGGACAACGGGTCGGCCGAAGCGGGTATTTCGGGCGAATTCTTCATCCAGATGCAATGGATTGTCATCTCCCGTCAGGGCGGCGAAGGCCTCGACATCCGCACGGGTGATGGTTTTCGTCCAGGAGGCGGTCGAGCCTACGCGGAGCTCAACCATGGGGGCCTCCCCATCGGATCACCGTGGCGCCCCAGGAGTATCCTGTCCCCGCGCTCAGCAGCACCACCACGTCGCCGTTTCGCAGGCGCCCCTCTTCCCGGGCGAGGTAAAGCCCGAGCAGAGGATCGGCGGCGGAAAGATGGCCGTAATCCGCGAGATAGACGGCCTGAGATTCCTGCAGCCCGAGCGCGGAGAGCAAGGCCTCGAAGAGGGAGCGCTTGGTGTGCAGCGGGATCAGGAAATCCGGGCCATGGCATCCGCTGCGGGCGATGGCCTCCCGGACCACTCCCACAAAATGCTCGAGAGTGATGGGATCCAGCATCGCTTTCATCCGGGCGGGATCCGTCACATCGAAAAAATGCAGCCGCCGGTCCACAGTTTCATGGCTGGGGGGGAGCACCGAGCCCCCGGCTGGGACGCGAACGAAGTCAGCGAAGCGGCCGTCCGTGAGCAGGGCGGATTCCAGAACCAGGTTGAAGGGATGGCCGCGCTGGAGCAGACAGGCCGCCGCCCCATCGCCGAAGTTGAACATGAAGCGGGCGCGATGGTTGGTGTAATCCAGCAACATGGACTCGTTGGAGGCCGCTACCAGCAGAACGCGACGCAGGGAGGGATCGGCCAGCATCATGCTTCGGGCTGCCTTCATGGCGAAGGGGAGCCCTGCTGAGGTCCCACAAATTTCGAAGGCATAGGCCCGATGGGCCCCCAGCAACGCCTGGATGCGAGGCGCAGCCAGCCACACGTAGTAATCCTTATGCATGCTCCCGAAGTAAATCAGGGCGTCCACCTCCTGGGGCGGAACTCCGGCATCCTCAAGGGCGCGCCGGCCAGCCTCAGCGGCCATCATGGAGGCTGTCTCCCCCTTGCCGGTCACATCCGCAATATGTTTCCGATTCAGCCCGAACTTGGCTCGGATGATCTCGACCGGGATGCCCGATGCCGCCGCCAGCTCCTCCGCGGTCATCACCCGCTCCGGGAGATAGACGCCCAGCCCGGCGATGCCGATCGTTGTCATGGCCATCCTCCGTGACCGAGGAATTCCCCCGATGTCATCCTCTCCGGAGCGCTCAGGCTCATCCGGCTTGCCCCCTTAAGAAGGCGTGGAGGATCTCCCGAAAGATCCCCGGCTGCTCCAGATAAGGCGTATGCCCGGCGGCTGGGATCACCTCTTCTCGATATCGACCTCCACCAGCCCGATAACGCTCCAGAACGGCCCGGGTCTGAGCGACCATCGGCTGAGGCGGATAGATCGTTTCTCCCGGCCACCCCGGGATCACCCCCAGCATGCCCAGGTAGCCGAAATCAAAGAGCGAGGTGTCGGAAACGATGGTGTCTTCCGCCCCACGAACCCAAAGGATCGGGGGTTTGGAAGCG
Coding sequences within it:
- a CDS encoding MaoC family dehydratase, whose protein sequence is MVELRVGSTASWTKTITRADVEAFAALTGDDNPLHLDEEFARNTRFGRPVVHGMLVAGLISAVLGRMLPGPGTIYLRQTLEFRRPVYPGDTITAVVEVLDIRKDKPIVTLATRCLNQHGEEVLRGEAMVLAPKGDPRRHADDP
- a CDS encoding 3-oxoacyl-ACP synthase, encoding MTTIGIAGLGVYLPERVMTAEELAAASGIPVEIIRAKFGLNRKHIADVTGKGETASMMAAEAGRRALEDAGVPPQEVDALIYFGSMHKDYYVWLAAPRIQALLGAHRAYAFEICGTSAGLPFAMKAARSMMLADPSLRRVLLVAASNESMLLDYTNHRARFMFNFGDGAAACLLQRGHPFNLVLESALLTDGRFADFVRVPAGGSVLPPSHETVDRRLHFFDVTDPARMKAMLDPITLEHFVGVVREAIARSGCHGPDFLIPLHTKRSLFEALLSALGLQESQAVYLADYGHLSAADPLLGLYLAREEGRLRNGDVVVLLSAGTGYSWGATVIRWGGPHG